The proteins below are encoded in one region of Eulemur rufifrons isolate Redbay chromosome 2, OSU_ERuf_1, whole genome shotgun sequence:
- the ODAD3 gene encoding outer dynein arm-docking complex subunit 3 isoform X2: MTSPLCWAAATNALPAQDQVTTPSSKAKNRKAPPKHGHPRSKGAVQAWPPPHFKVGPLRRGVGKSTVHLQVAELQRKIQLLEGDRKAFRESSQWNIKKNQETINQLREETKALELQLMDLLKALELLDHRLSEKVKQLNALRHQVVLRQSRLEELQLQHRLRHLEMAEARDSNTEVAKEESLNFENRLDFMEAEVVRTKHELEELHVVNQEALNARDFAKNQLQYLEETVLQERRKRERYVTDCKKRAEEKKLENERMERKTQREHLLLQSEDTTQDTLRPKEEELRRRWSMYQMEVIFGKVKDATGTAETHMVVRRFLAQGDTFEQLETLKRENEQALGKLKQEKQRLQRELEDLKYSGEAMLVSQQKLQTEIEGRLKAEEKRQAEAQGQLERTLRAMQTAKESLEHLASKLNHITLENSRFAGKELDPKAGDYLPNLLGLVEEKLLKLQGQLESQDVPEMLRHIAGREFYATLEGKLPQYNTRITLPLVSSKDKFFDEEESEDEDYEVVNRAALKIRSQKLIESRNKKRSRSRRS, translated from the exons ATGACGTCTCCCCTATGCTGGGCGGCCGCCACCAACGCCCTGCCTGCTCAGGACCAGGTTACGACGCCATCTTCTAAGGCCAAAAACAGGAAGGCTCCGCCCAAGCATGGCCACCCCCGAAGCAAGGGCGCGGTCCaggcctggcccccaccccaTTTCAAGGTCGGACCCCTCCGCCGCGGTGTGGGGAAGTCCACTGTGCACTTGCAGGTGGCTGAGTTACAAAGAAAGATACAACTGTTAG AGGGTGACCGGAAGGCCTTTCGTGAGAGCTCCCAATGGAACATAAAGAAGAACCAGGAGACCATTAATCAGCTCCGTGAGGAGACTAAGGCACTGGAACTACAGCTGATGGACCTGCTCAAG GCCCTGGAGCTCCTGGACCACCGGCTCAGCGAGAAGGTGAAGCAGCTCAACGCGCTCCGGCACCAGGTAGTGTTGAGGCAGAGCCGGCTGGAAGAGCTCCAGCTCCAGCACCGCCTTCGCCACCTGGAGATGGCCGAGGCGCGCGACAGCAACACGGAGGTAGCCAAG GAGGAGAGCCTTAACTTCGAGAACCGGCTGGACTTCATGGAGGCTGAGGTGGTGAGGACCAAACACGAGCTGGAGGAACTACACGTGGTGAACCAAGAGGCCCTCAATGCCCGGGACTTTGCCAAG AACCAGCTGCAGTATCTGGAGGAGACTGTGCTACAAGAGCGCAGGAAGCGCGAGCGCTATGTGACTGACTGCAAGAAGCGCGCGGAGGAGAAGAAACTGGAGAATGAGCGCATGGAGCGCAAG ACCCAGCGCGAGCACCTGCTGCTGCAGTCAGAGGATACGACCCAGGACACACTGCGCCCCAAGGAGGAGGAGCTGCGGCGGCGCTGGAGCATGTACCAGATGGAGGTGATCTTCGGCAAGGTCAAGGACGCCACCGGCACAGCCGAGACGCAT ATGGTGGTGCGGCGGTTCCTGGCCCAGGGCGACACCTTCGAGCAGTTGGAGACACTCAAAAGGGAGAATGAGCAGGCGCTGGGGAAGCTGAAGCAAGAGAAGCAGCGGCTACAGCGGGAACTCGAAGACCTCAAGTATTCCGGGGAGGCCATGCTGGTGAG CCAGCAGAAGCTACAAACCGAGATTGAGGGGCGTCTCAAGGCAGAGGAGAAGCGGCAAGCTGAGGCCCAGGGTCAGCTGGAGCGCACCTTGCGGGCGATGCAAACTGCCAAGGAGAGCCTGGAGCACCTGGCGAGCAAGCTGAACCACATCACCCTG GAGAACAGCCGCTTCGCGGGAAAGGAGTTGGATCCCAAGGCAGGTGACTATCTGCCGAACCTGCTGGGCCTGGTGGAAGAAAAGCTGCTGAAACTGCAAGGGCAGCTCGAGAGCCAGGACGTGCCGGAGATGCTGCGGCACATCGCAGGCCGAGAG TTCTACGCCACCTTAGAGGGAAAGCTGCCCCAGTACAACACCCGCATCACCCTGCCTCTTGTCAGTTCCAAGGACAAGTTCTTTG ATGAAGAGGAGAGTGAGGACGAGGACTACGAGGTGGTGAACCGCGCAGCGCTCAAGATCCGTTCCCAGAAATTAATCGAAAGCCGCAACAAGAAGCGCAGTCGCTCACGGAGGTCCTAG
- the PRKCSH gene encoding glucosidase 2 subunit beta isoform X1, whose product MLLPPLLLLLPLCWAVEVKRPRGVSLTNHHFYDESKPFTCLDGSATIPFDQVNDDYCDCKDGSDEPGTAACPNGSFHCTNTGYKPLYIPSSRVNDGICDCCDGTDEYNSGIVCENTCKEKGRKERESLQQMAEVTREGFRLKKILIEDWKKAREEKQQKLIELQTGKKSLEDQVEMLRTVKEEAEKPEKEAKEQHQKMWEEQLAASRAQRERELATDAFQELDDDMDGVVSVAELQTHPELDTDGDGVLSEAEAQALLGGDAQTDAASFHDRVWAAIRDKYRSEALPADLPVPSAPDVTEPKEEQPPVPSPPTEEEEEEEAAEEEAEEEEEEDESEVLGEQPKEAPPPLAPPQPASPSEEDKMPPYDEQTQAFIDAAQDARNKFEEAERSLKDMEESIRNLEQEISFDFGPSGEFAYLYSQCYELTTNEYVYRLCPFKLVSQKPKLGGSPTNLGTWGSWAGPDHDKFSAMKYEQGTGCWQGPNRSTTVRLLCGKETMVTSTTEPSRCEYLMELMTPAACPEPPPEPPADGDHDEL is encoded by the exons ATGTTGCTGCCGCCGCTTCTGCTGCTGCTACCCCTTTGCTGGGCTGTGGAGGTCAAGAGGCCCCGGGGTGTCTCCCTCACCA acCATCACTTCTATGATGAATCCAAGCCTTTCACTTGCCTGGATGGTTCGGCCACCATCCCCTTTGATCAGGTCAATGATGACTACTGTGACTGCAAGGATGGATCAGATGAGCCAG GCACAGCTGCGTGTCCTAACGGCAGCTTCCACTGCACCAACACTGGCTACAAGCCCCTGTATATCCCCTCCAGCCGGGTCAATGATGGAATTTGTG ACTGCTGTGATGGGACAGACGAGTACAACAGCGGCATCGTCTGTGAGAACACCTGCAA AGAGAAGGGCCGTAAGGAGAGGGAGTCTCTGCAGCAGATGGCAGAGGTCACCCGCGAGGGGTTCCGTCTGAAGAAGATCCTTATTGAGGACTGGAAGAAGGCCCGGGAGGAGAAGCAG CAAAAGCTCATTGAGCTCCAGACTGGAAAGAAGTCTCTGGAAGACCAGGTGGAGATGCTGCGGACAGTGAAGGAGGAAGCGGAGAAGCCAGAGAAGGAGGCCAAAGAACAGCACCAGAAGATGTGGGAAG AGCAGCTGGCCGCCTCCAGGGCCCAGAGGGAGCGGGAGCTGGCAACTGATGCCTTCCAGGAGCTGGATGACGACATGGACGGGGT GGTGTCCGTGGCCGAGCTGCAGACCCACCCGGAGCTGGACACGGATGGGGACGGGGTGCTCTCTGAAGCAGAAGCCCAG GCCCTCCTTGGTGGGGACGCCCAGACGGATGCTGCCTCCTTCCACGACCGCGTCTGGGCCGCCATCAGGGACAAGTACCGGTCTGAG GCGCTGCCTGCTGACCTGCCTGTGCCCTCTGCCCCTGACGTGACGGAGCCGAAGGAGGAGCAGCCCCCTGTGCCCTCACCGcccacagaggaggaagaggaggaggaggcagctgaggaagaggcggaggaggaggaggaagaagatgaatCTGAGGTGCTGGGGGAGCAGCCCAAG GAGGCCCCACCCCCGCTCGCGCCCCCCCAGCCTGCCAGCCCCTCTGAGGAGGACAAGATGCCGCCCTACGATGAGCAGACGCAGGCCTTCATCGATG CCGCCCAGGACGCCCGAAACAAGTTCGAGGAGGCCGAGCGGTCCTTGAAGGACATGGAGGAATCCATCAG GAACCTAGAGCAGGAGATTTCCTTTGACTTTGGCCCCAGCGGGGAGTTCGCCTACCTGTACAGCCAGTGCTACGAGCTCACCACCAACGA GTATGTCTACCGGCTCTGCCCCTTCAAGCTTGTCTCGCAGAAACCTAAACTCGGCGGCTCCCCCACCAACCTCGG CACCTGGGGCTCCTGGGCTGGCCCCGACCACGACAAATTCAGTGCCATGAAGTACGAGCAGGGCACGGGCTGCTGGCAGGGCCCCAACCGCTCCACCACC GTGCGCCTCCTGTGCGGGAAGGAGACGATGGTGACCAGCACCACGGAGCCCAGTCGCTGCGAGTACCTCATGGAGCTGATGACACCAGCAGCCTGCCCAGAGCCACCGCCTGAACCGCCCGCCGACGGTGACCACGACGAGCTCTAG
- the PRKCSH gene encoding glucosidase 2 subunit beta isoform X2, whose amino-acid sequence MLLPPLLLLLPLCWAVEVKRPRGVSLTNHHFYDESKPFTCLDGSATIPFDQVNDDYCDCKDGSDEPGTAACPNGSFHCTNTGYKPLYIPSSRVNDGICDCCDGTDEYNSGIVCENTCKEKGRKERESLQQMAEVTREGFRLKKILIEDWKKAREEKQQKLIELQTGKKSLEDQVEMLRTVKEEAEKPEKEAKEQHQKMWEEQLAASRAQRERELATDAFQELDDDMDGVVSVAELQTHPELDTDGDGVLSEAEAQALLGGDAQTDAASFHDRVWAAIRDKYRSEALPADLPVPSAPDVTEPKEEQPPVPSPPTEEEEEEEAAEEEAEEEEEEDESEEAPPPLAPPQPASPSEEDKMPPYDEQTQAFIDAAQDARNKFEEAERSLKDMEESIRNLEQEISFDFGPSGEFAYLYSQCYELTTNEYVYRLCPFKLVSQKPKLGGSPTNLGTWGSWAGPDHDKFSAMKYEQGTGCWQGPNRSTTVRLLCGKETMVTSTTEPSRCEYLMELMTPAACPEPPPEPPADGDHDEL is encoded by the exons ATGTTGCTGCCGCCGCTTCTGCTGCTGCTACCCCTTTGCTGGGCTGTGGAGGTCAAGAGGCCCCGGGGTGTCTCCCTCACCA acCATCACTTCTATGATGAATCCAAGCCTTTCACTTGCCTGGATGGTTCGGCCACCATCCCCTTTGATCAGGTCAATGATGACTACTGTGACTGCAAGGATGGATCAGATGAGCCAG GCACAGCTGCGTGTCCTAACGGCAGCTTCCACTGCACCAACACTGGCTACAAGCCCCTGTATATCCCCTCCAGCCGGGTCAATGATGGAATTTGTG ACTGCTGTGATGGGACAGACGAGTACAACAGCGGCATCGTCTGTGAGAACACCTGCAA AGAGAAGGGCCGTAAGGAGAGGGAGTCTCTGCAGCAGATGGCAGAGGTCACCCGCGAGGGGTTCCGTCTGAAGAAGATCCTTATTGAGGACTGGAAGAAGGCCCGGGAGGAGAAGCAG CAAAAGCTCATTGAGCTCCAGACTGGAAAGAAGTCTCTGGAAGACCAGGTGGAGATGCTGCGGACAGTGAAGGAGGAAGCGGAGAAGCCAGAGAAGGAGGCCAAAGAACAGCACCAGAAGATGTGGGAAG AGCAGCTGGCCGCCTCCAGGGCCCAGAGGGAGCGGGAGCTGGCAACTGATGCCTTCCAGGAGCTGGATGACGACATGGACGGGGT GGTGTCCGTGGCCGAGCTGCAGACCCACCCGGAGCTGGACACGGATGGGGACGGGGTGCTCTCTGAAGCAGAAGCCCAG GCCCTCCTTGGTGGGGACGCCCAGACGGATGCTGCCTCCTTCCACGACCGCGTCTGGGCCGCCATCAGGGACAAGTACCGGTCTGAG GCGCTGCCTGCTGACCTGCCTGTGCCCTCTGCCCCTGACGTGACGGAGCCGAAGGAGGAGCAGCCCCCTGTGCCCTCACCGcccacagaggaggaagaggaggaggaggcagctgaggaagaggcggaggaggaggaggaagaagatgaatCTGAG GAGGCCCCACCCCCGCTCGCGCCCCCCCAGCCTGCCAGCCCCTCTGAGGAGGACAAGATGCCGCCCTACGATGAGCAGACGCAGGCCTTCATCGATG CCGCCCAGGACGCCCGAAACAAGTTCGAGGAGGCCGAGCGGTCCTTGAAGGACATGGAGGAATCCATCAG GAACCTAGAGCAGGAGATTTCCTTTGACTTTGGCCCCAGCGGGGAGTTCGCCTACCTGTACAGCCAGTGCTACGAGCTCACCACCAACGA GTATGTCTACCGGCTCTGCCCCTTCAAGCTTGTCTCGCAGAAACCTAAACTCGGCGGCTCCCCCACCAACCTCGG CACCTGGGGCTCCTGGGCTGGCCCCGACCACGACAAATTCAGTGCCATGAAGTACGAGCAGGGCACGGGCTGCTGGCAGGGCCCCAACCGCTCCACCACC GTGCGCCTCCTGTGCGGGAAGGAGACGATGGTGACCAGCACCACGGAGCCCAGTCGCTGCGAGTACCTCATGGAGCTGATGACACCAGCAGCCTGCCCAGAGCCACCGCCTGAACCGCCCGCCGACGGTGACCACGACGAGCTCTAG
- the PRKCSH gene encoding glucosidase 2 subunit beta isoform X3 produces MLLPPLLLLLPLCWAVEVKRPRGVSLTNHHFYDESKPFTCLDGSATIPFDQVNDDYCDCKDGSDEPGTAACPNGSFHCTNTGYKPLYIPSSRVNDGICDCCDGTDEYNSGIVCENTCKEKGRKERESLQQMAEVTREGFRLKKILIEDWKKAREEKQQKLIELQTGKKSLEDQVEMLRTVKEEAEKPEKEAKEQHQKMWEEQLAASRAQRERELATDAFQELDDDMDGVVSVAELQTHPELDTDGDGVLSEAEAQALLGGDAQTDAASFHDRVWAAIRDKYRSEALPADLPVPSAPDVTEPKEEQPPVPSPPTEEEEEEEAAEEEAEEEEEEDESEVLGEQPKPASPSEEDKMPPYDEQTQAFIDAAQDARNKFEEAERSLKDMEESIRNLEQEISFDFGPSGEFAYLYSQCYELTTNEYVYRLCPFKLVSQKPKLGGSPTNLGTWGSWAGPDHDKFSAMKYEQGTGCWQGPNRSTTVRLLCGKETMVTSTTEPSRCEYLMELMTPAACPEPPPEPPADGDHDEL; encoded by the exons ATGTTGCTGCCGCCGCTTCTGCTGCTGCTACCCCTTTGCTGGGCTGTGGAGGTCAAGAGGCCCCGGGGTGTCTCCCTCACCA acCATCACTTCTATGATGAATCCAAGCCTTTCACTTGCCTGGATGGTTCGGCCACCATCCCCTTTGATCAGGTCAATGATGACTACTGTGACTGCAAGGATGGATCAGATGAGCCAG GCACAGCTGCGTGTCCTAACGGCAGCTTCCACTGCACCAACACTGGCTACAAGCCCCTGTATATCCCCTCCAGCCGGGTCAATGATGGAATTTGTG ACTGCTGTGATGGGACAGACGAGTACAACAGCGGCATCGTCTGTGAGAACACCTGCAA AGAGAAGGGCCGTAAGGAGAGGGAGTCTCTGCAGCAGATGGCAGAGGTCACCCGCGAGGGGTTCCGTCTGAAGAAGATCCTTATTGAGGACTGGAAGAAGGCCCGGGAGGAGAAGCAG CAAAAGCTCATTGAGCTCCAGACTGGAAAGAAGTCTCTGGAAGACCAGGTGGAGATGCTGCGGACAGTGAAGGAGGAAGCGGAGAAGCCAGAGAAGGAGGCCAAAGAACAGCACCAGAAGATGTGGGAAG AGCAGCTGGCCGCCTCCAGGGCCCAGAGGGAGCGGGAGCTGGCAACTGATGCCTTCCAGGAGCTGGATGACGACATGGACGGGGT GGTGTCCGTGGCCGAGCTGCAGACCCACCCGGAGCTGGACACGGATGGGGACGGGGTGCTCTCTGAAGCAGAAGCCCAG GCCCTCCTTGGTGGGGACGCCCAGACGGATGCTGCCTCCTTCCACGACCGCGTCTGGGCCGCCATCAGGGACAAGTACCGGTCTGAG GCGCTGCCTGCTGACCTGCCTGTGCCCTCTGCCCCTGACGTGACGGAGCCGAAGGAGGAGCAGCCCCCTGTGCCCTCACCGcccacagaggaggaagaggaggaggaggcagctgaggaagaggcggaggaggaggaggaagaagatgaatCTGAGGTGCTGGGGGAGCAGCCCAAG CCTGCCAGCCCCTCTGAGGAGGACAAGATGCCGCCCTACGATGAGCAGACGCAGGCCTTCATCGATG CCGCCCAGGACGCCCGAAACAAGTTCGAGGAGGCCGAGCGGTCCTTGAAGGACATGGAGGAATCCATCAG GAACCTAGAGCAGGAGATTTCCTTTGACTTTGGCCCCAGCGGGGAGTTCGCCTACCTGTACAGCCAGTGCTACGAGCTCACCACCAACGA GTATGTCTACCGGCTCTGCCCCTTCAAGCTTGTCTCGCAGAAACCTAAACTCGGCGGCTCCCCCACCAACCTCGG CACCTGGGGCTCCTGGGCTGGCCCCGACCACGACAAATTCAGTGCCATGAAGTACGAGCAGGGCACGGGCTGCTGGCAGGGCCCCAACCGCTCCACCACC GTGCGCCTCCTGTGCGGGAAGGAGACGATGGTGACCAGCACCACGGAGCCCAGTCGCTGCGAGTACCTCATGGAGCTGATGACACCAGCAGCCTGCCCAGAGCCACCGCCTGAACCGCCCGCCGACGGTGACCACGACGAGCTCTAG
- the ODAD3 gene encoding outer dynein arm-docking complex subunit 3 isoform X1 encodes MTSPLCWAAATNALPAQDQVTTPSSKAKNRKAPPKHGHPRSKGAVQAWPPPHFKVGPLRRGVGKSTVHLQVAELQRKIQLLEGDRKAFRESSQWNIKKNQETINQLREETKALELQLMDLLKGDEKVVQTVIQEWKSEKPYLKNRTGQALELLDHRLSEKVKQLNALRHQVVLRQSRLEELQLQHRLRHLEMAEARDSNTEVAKTMRNLENRLEKARMKAEEAEHITSVYLQLKAYLQEESLNFENRLDFMEAEVVRTKHELEELHVVNQEALNARDFAKNQLQYLEETVLQERRKRERYVTDCKKRAEEKKLENERMERKTQREHLLLQSEDTTQDTLRPKEEELRRRWSMYQMEVIFGKVKDATGTAETHMVVRRFLAQGDTFEQLETLKRENEQALGKLKQEKQRLQRELEDLKYSGEAMLVSQQKLQTEIEGRLKAEEKRQAEAQGQLERTLRAMQTAKESLEHLASKLNHITLENSRFAGKELDPKAGDYLPNLLGLVEEKLLKLQGQLESQDVPEMLRHIAGREFYATLEGKLPQYNTRITLPLVSSKDKFFDEEESEDEDYEVVNRAALKIRSQKLIESRNKKRSRSRRS; translated from the exons ATGACGTCTCCCCTATGCTGGGCGGCCGCCACCAACGCCCTGCCTGCTCAGGACCAGGTTACGACGCCATCTTCTAAGGCCAAAAACAGGAAGGCTCCGCCCAAGCATGGCCACCCCCGAAGCAAGGGCGCGGTCCaggcctggcccccaccccaTTTCAAGGTCGGACCCCTCCGCCGCGGTGTGGGGAAGTCCACTGTGCACTTGCAGGTGGCTGAGTTACAAAGAAAGATACAACTGTTAG AGGGTGACCGGAAGGCCTTTCGTGAGAGCTCCCAATGGAACATAAAGAAGAACCAGGAGACCATTAATCAGCTCCGTGAGGAGACTAAGGCACTGGAACTACAGCTGATGGACCTGCTCAAG GGAGATGAGAAAGTGGTCCAGACAGTGATTCAGGAATGGAAGTCAGAGAAGCCATACCTGAAGAACAGGACAGGCCAG GCCCTGGAGCTCCTGGACCACCGGCTCAGCGAGAAGGTGAAGCAGCTCAACGCGCTCCGGCACCAGGTAGTGTTGAGGCAGAGCCGGCTGGAAGAGCTCCAGCTCCAGCACCGCCTTCGCCACCTGGAGATGGCCGAGGCGCGCGACAGCAACACGGAGGTAGCCAAG ACCATGCGCAACCTGGAGAACCGCCTGGAAAAGGCCCGGATGAAGGCGGAAGAGGCAGAACACATAACCAGCGTGTACCTGCAGCTCAAGGCCTATCTACAG GAGGAGAGCCTTAACTTCGAGAACCGGCTGGACTTCATGGAGGCTGAGGTGGTGAGGACCAAACACGAGCTGGAGGAACTACACGTGGTGAACCAAGAGGCCCTCAATGCCCGGGACTTTGCCAAG AACCAGCTGCAGTATCTGGAGGAGACTGTGCTACAAGAGCGCAGGAAGCGCGAGCGCTATGTGACTGACTGCAAGAAGCGCGCGGAGGAGAAGAAACTGGAGAATGAGCGCATGGAGCGCAAG ACCCAGCGCGAGCACCTGCTGCTGCAGTCAGAGGATACGACCCAGGACACACTGCGCCCCAAGGAGGAGGAGCTGCGGCGGCGCTGGAGCATGTACCAGATGGAGGTGATCTTCGGCAAGGTCAAGGACGCCACCGGCACAGCCGAGACGCAT ATGGTGGTGCGGCGGTTCCTGGCCCAGGGCGACACCTTCGAGCAGTTGGAGACACTCAAAAGGGAGAATGAGCAGGCGCTGGGGAAGCTGAAGCAAGAGAAGCAGCGGCTACAGCGGGAACTCGAAGACCTCAAGTATTCCGGGGAGGCCATGCTGGTGAG CCAGCAGAAGCTACAAACCGAGATTGAGGGGCGTCTCAAGGCAGAGGAGAAGCGGCAAGCTGAGGCCCAGGGTCAGCTGGAGCGCACCTTGCGGGCGATGCAAACTGCCAAGGAGAGCCTGGAGCACCTGGCGAGCAAGCTGAACCACATCACCCTG GAGAACAGCCGCTTCGCGGGAAAGGAGTTGGATCCCAAGGCAGGTGACTATCTGCCGAACCTGCTGGGCCTGGTGGAAGAAAAGCTGCTGAAACTGCAAGGGCAGCTCGAGAGCCAGGACGTGCCGGAGATGCTGCGGCACATCGCAGGCCGAGAG TTCTACGCCACCTTAGAGGGAAAGCTGCCCCAGTACAACACCCGCATCACCCTGCCTCTTGTCAGTTCCAAGGACAAGTTCTTTG ATGAAGAGGAGAGTGAGGACGAGGACTACGAGGTGGTGAACCGCGCAGCGCTCAAGATCCGTTCCCAGAAATTAATCGAAAGCCGCAACAAGAAGCGCAGTCGCTCACGGAGGTCCTAG